A genomic region of Thermodesulfovibrio aggregans contains the following coding sequences:
- a CDS encoding ABC transporter substrate-binding protein, translating into MNFKRVLFSLFVLVFISCSSTSRTYEGIVIALDSEPKRINPLFLTDLNSHMVSNIIFKGLIRINEKGIAEPELAESWEIKNNGLEIVFHLKENIYWHDGEKFKAEDVVFTYELFNSPQVASPRRGVLGPVKEIKVINPLTLAVIYKEPYGSAIESWSIGILPSHIGKKVLEPSFDNEPIGTGAFRIEKWQKGQFIFLISFDKFYGRKPATGKIILKFIPDPTTRYLELKSGKIDVAELPSYMKTDELSSQFNRYKADSFRYTCLGFNLKKHPFIDEKFRKAVAYSIDKEELINSVLKEGKISLGPYPANTWYFNTDVKPYPYDIEKARDILKNMKINSLKFSISINGENKEIQRVAQFIQQNLKNIGIEIEIKLYDWQTLRHRIIEEKVFDAVILSRAYLWDPDIYDLWHSSKTEKGQWNFFSFKDEKVDILLEKGRKTLNFNERQKIYREVHRLLYEKQACIFLYENPLVFYANKKIEGIIPDPRGMLYGVERWKMKRAN; encoded by the coding sequence TTGAATTTTAAAAGAGTTTTATTTTCTCTATTTGTCCTTGTTTTTATATCTTGTAGCTCTACATCAAGGACTTATGAAGGTATTGTTATTGCACTTGATTCAGAACCAAAAAGGATAAATCCTCTTTTTCTTACTGATCTTAACTCTCACATGGTTTCAAATATCATTTTCAAGGGACTTATCCGAATTAATGAAAAAGGTATTGCTGAACCAGAGCTTGCAGAATCATGGGAAATAAAAAACAACGGGCTTGAGATAGTTTTTCACCTAAAAGAAAACATTTACTGGCATGATGGAGAAAAATTCAAAGCAGAGGATGTAGTTTTCACATATGAGCTTTTTAATTCTCCTCAAGTTGCGTCACCAAGGAGGGGAGTTTTAGGTCCTGTAAAAGAGATTAAAGTAATTAATCCTCTTACTCTTGCTGTTATCTATAAAGAACCCTATGGCTCTGCTATTGAATCCTGGAGCATAGGGATACTTCCAAGTCATATTGGTAAAAAGGTTCTTGAACCTTCCTTTGATAATGAACCTATTGGAACAGGTGCATTCAGAATTGAGAAATGGCAAAAAGGACAGTTTATTTTTTTAATTTCATTTGATAAATTTTACGGCAGAAAGCCTGCAACAGGAAAAATAATACTCAAATTTATTCCTGACCCTACCACAAGATATCTTGAACTTAAATCAGGCAAAATTGATGTGGCAGAGTTACCATCTTATATGAAAACTGATGAACTAAGTAGCCAGTTCAACAGATACAAGGCAGACTCCTTCAGATACACCTGTCTTGGTTTTAATCTTAAAAAGCATCCATTCATTGATGAAAAATTCAGAAAAGCTGTTGCCTATTCCATAGACAAAGAAGAGTTGATAAACTCTGTACTAAAAGAAGGAAAAATCTCATTGGGACCCTATCCAGCCAATACCTGGTATTTTAATACTGATGTAAAGCCATATCCTTATGACATAGAAAAAGCAAGAGACATTCTTAAAAATATGAAGATTAATTCATTAAAGTTTTCAATCTCCATAAATGGCGAAAACAAGGAAATTCAAAGAGTTGCTCAGTTTATTCAGCAAAACCTCAAGAATATCGGAATTGAAATAGAGATAAAACTTTATGACTGGCAGACACTGAGGCATAGAATAATTGAAGAAAAAGTCTTTGATGCGGTTATTCTTTCAAGAGCATATCTGTGGGATCCAGACATTTATGATCTATGGCATTCATCAAAAACAGAAAAAGGTCAGTGGAACTTTTTTTCATTCAAAGATGAAAAAGTTGACATCCTCCTTGAAAAGGGAAGAAAAACTTTAAATTTTAATGAAAGACAGAAAATTTATAGAGAGGTTCACAGACTTCTTTATGAAAAACAGGCATGCATATTCCTTTACGAAAATCCTCTTGTTTTTTATGCAAATAAAAAGATTGAAGGAATAATACCTGACCCAAGAGGAATGCTTTATGGAGTTGAAAGATGGAAGATGAAGAGAGCTAACTAA
- a CDS encoding TonB-dependent receptor produces MRKVGQFSVRIFIFHKKWFDDKSYGADGSYKITIDKHDLTVGFEYTRFKDGGDKNYSDDYRAHFQNGNYVNSEITGIYLMDDFHITKNFTITPGLRYSSYEGKAGPAGKEEGIKDISMEGIAPSLKLTYTYDKNSLVYLSLARALRMPTPPEHYWHYSPDAGADTGDLPFKKEDGLMIQGGWKNEFPTKTSLEISPYYYRIKNFIYFDLINFVSYNIDRATIYGIEIEVSQQIGKGFSAFANYTFQKSKTKGDPFVENFVAPEDRDFDEIPALPKHKINLGLQYKGARGEKVTLYGRYVSSQKVIYNNNTLYNTDLRVRTQKSYFTADLEVSYPVTKNIFVLGYLHNIFDKNYQERFGYPAAGRNWGIGIRGVF; encoded by the coding sequence ATGAGAAAAGTGGGTCAATTTTCAGTGAGAATTTTCATATTTCACAAAAAATGGTTTGATGATAAATCATACGGAGCAGATGGTTCTTATAAAATAACCATTGACAAACATGATTTAACCGTCGGATTTGAATACACAAGATTTAAAGATGGTGGTGATAAGAATTATTCAGATGACTATAGAGCACACTTTCAGAATGGTAACTATGTAAATTCAGAAATAACTGGCATTTATCTTATGGATGATTTTCACATAACGAAAAACTTCACAATTACCCCGGGACTGAGATATTCATCCTATGAGGGAAAAGCAGGACCTGCTGGTAAAGAAGAAGGAATCAAAGATATTTCTATGGAAGGAATAGCACCATCCCTCAAATTAACATATACCTATGATAAAAACTCTCTTGTCTATTTGAGTTTAGCGAGAGCTTTAAGGATGCCAACTCCTCCAGAGCATTACTGGCATTACTCGCCTGATGCAGGAGCTGACACAGGAGATTTACCCTTTAAAAAAGAGGATGGACTGATGATTCAGGGTGGGTGGAAAAATGAATTTCCAACAAAGACCTCACTGGAAATAAGCCCCTATTATTACAGAATTAAAAACTTTATTTATTTTGACCTTATAAACTTTGTCTCATATAATATTGACAGAGCAACTATTTACGGAATTGAAATAGAAGTATCCCAGCAGATTGGAAAAGGTTTTTCAGCTTTTGCCAATTATACCTTTCAGAAATCAAAAACAAAAGGTGACCCCTTTGTAGAAAACTTTGTCGCACCTGAAGATAGAGATTTTGATGAGATTCCTGCACTTCCAAAGCATAAGATAAATCTTGGGCTACAGTATAAAGGAGCAAGAGGAGAAAAGGTTACTCTCTATGGAAGATATGTATCAAGCCAGAAAGTTATATACAACAATAACACTCTTTACAATACTGATTTGAGAGTAAGAACTCAAAAGTCATACTTTACTGCTGATCTGGAGGTAAGCTATCCAGTTACAAAGAATATTTTTGTGCTTGGATATCTTCATAATATATTTGATAAAAACTATCAAGAAAGATTTGGCTATCCTGCAGCAGGAAGAAACTGGGGAATAGGAATCAGAGGAGTTTTTTAG